A genomic segment from Diospyros lotus cultivar Yz01 chromosome 5, ASM1463336v1, whole genome shotgun sequence encodes:
- the LOC127801071 gene encoding LOW QUALITY PROTEIN: F-box protein SKIP23-like (The sequence of the model RefSeq protein was modified relative to this genomic sequence to represent the inferred CDS: inserted 2 bases in 2 codons; deleted 3 bases in 2 codons), which translates to MAEWSLLPIELLGLIAKRLGTEIDVIRFRSVCSSWRASVAADPFPTPSRFPILPNQGISXHFLGFYLSKRTIFRLELPQSDTQTLRDGWLMKIEQDVPQKTHLLNPLPDPNSGLPASFPRSLDLLKFRVSELGHEYILQYINYRPFANSISDAGNLYMEKVALRSGVCSGSGTESFVLLTIHVSGKLAMFKFGDRKWAIIDDLPSPYDDVILFDGRFYAVDNTGRTVIVNVDSSPVVSLVADSVFGGDKKILVESRGELLLVDTYLSVGPEDDLGFDEGPEFYEEFDCYMSERTVRFKVFRLVRDEQRWVGMESLGDRMLFLGDNCAFXASALDFSGCKGNCIFFTDHYFYSSREEDGALKDRGVGVFDIETGSIGSLANYPDYSKLFWPPPGWVSSAMLEDGMNRLGFCLTSLEDPILARARRDNAVDG; encoded by the exons ATGGCGGAGTGGTCTCTGCTTCCAATAGAACTCCTAGGCTTAATTGCGAAGCGTCTCGGGACCGAAATTGACGTCATCCGGTTCCGATCAGTATGCTCCTCCTGGCGGGCCTCCGTCGCCGCCGATCCCTTTCCGACGCCGTCCCGTTTCCCAATCCTCCCGAACCAAGGCATCT GACACTTCCTGGGCTTCTATCTCTCCAAACGCACGATTTTCCGGCTCGAATTACCCCAATCCGATACCCAAACACTCCGTGACGGCTGGCTGATGAAGATCGAGCAGGACGTCCCTCAAAAAACCCACCTCTTGAACCCTCTCCCAGATCCCAATTCAGGC TTGCCCGCTTCGTTTCCCCGAAGCCTTGATTTGTTGAAGTTTAGGGTTTCCGAATTGGGTCACGAGTACATTCTTCAGTACATAAACTACCGCCCATTTGCGAATTCGATCAGCGATGCCGGCAATTTGTACATGGAAAAGGTAGCTCTGCGTTCGGGAGTGTGTTCCGGTTCCGGCACGGAGAGCTTCGTGCTTTTGACAATCCATGTTTCT GGGAAACTGGCAATGTTCAAGTTTGGGGATCGTAAGTGGGCTATAATCGATGATTTGCCTTCGCCATACGATGACGTGATACTGTTTGATGGACGGTTCTATGCGGTTGATAACACGGGAAGGACTGTGATTGTGAATGTGGATTCTTCCCCAGTTGTGAGTTTGGTTGCTGATTCTGTGTTCGGTGGGGACAAGAAGATTTTGGTGGAATCTCGTGGTGAATTGTTGCTTGTTGATACATATCTGAGCGTTGGGCCTGAGGATGATCTGGGTTTCGACGAGGGGCCCGAATTTTACGAGGAATTCGATTGCTACATGAGTGAGAGAACTGTTCGGTTTAAGGTTTTCAGGTTGGTTCGAGATGAGCAGAGATGGGTTGGGATGGAGAGCTTGGGGGATAGAATGTTGTTTCTGGGAGACAATTGTGCGT TCGCCTCGGCCTTGGATTTTTCTGGATGCAAAGGGAACTGCATATTTTTCACTGATCATTACTTCTACTCTAGCAGGGAAGAAGATGGGGCACTCAAGGATCGTGGTGTAGGAGTTTTTGATATAGAAACTGGTAGTATAGGGTCTTTGGCTAATTACCCAGATTACTCCAAGTTGTTCTGGCCACCCCCCGGTTGGGTTTCTTCAGCAATGTTGGAA GATGGGATGAATCGGCTTGGTTTCTGTCTGACTTCATTAGAAGATCCAATTTTAGCGAGGGCAAGGAGAGACAATGCAGTGGACGGATGA